In Meiothermus ruber DSM 1279, the following proteins share a genomic window:
- the speA gene encoding biosynthetic arginine decarboxylase, producing MEKLKRYTAKDAEETYLVPHWAAGFFRVGEDGELEVTPEGAEGPSASLFEIVQDLRDEGRPLPVMLRFPQILEARVVALNEAFRRAIKKYHYNASYQGLFPVKVNQRRMVVETVARAGKPFAYGLEAGSKAELALILAQDLHPESIIACNGFKDDDFIRLALMGKKLGRNVVVTLEKFAELGRVIRIAKEIGVEPQIGIRYKLKTKGSGAWEESGGEAAKFGFTTPEIIKAVDMLAEAGLLGTIAMLHSHIGSQVTDIRRIKQAVREIAQTYVQLRKLGAPVRYLNLGGGLAVDYDGSKTAFYASANYTLEEYAEDLVYVTKEICDGHGEPHPILVTESGRAVTAYHSVLVLEVIDTIRPPGEERLEQPKDAHPVVKDMFELARSISAKNYREVYHDAFANKDTVQNLYDLGLISLRDRAAAEALFYQIARKTLKLALELDYPADELEDLQKMLADKLVCNFSLFQSLPDTWAIKQMFPIVPLTRLNERPTREATLVDITCDSDGKIDRFIDTHDVRNTLPVHEIRPGEPYYLGVFLTGAYQDVLGMNHNLFGRIGEAHVVVDEHGYEIERFILGEKARRVIEKMGYEDDELAEAVEKLVRSSKKLTPAEKGAFMELYARELVGYTYLED from the coding sequence TTGGAGAAGCTCAAACGCTACACTGCCAAGGATGCCGAAGAAACCTACCTCGTCCCCCATTGGGCGGCGGGGTTTTTTCGGGTAGGGGAGGATGGCGAGCTCGAGGTCACGCCCGAGGGGGCGGAGGGCCCCAGCGCTTCGCTTTTTGAGATCGTGCAAGACCTGCGCGACGAAGGACGCCCGCTGCCGGTGATGCTGCGCTTCCCACAGATTTTAGAAGCGCGGGTGGTGGCGCTCAACGAGGCCTTCCGGCGGGCCATCAAAAAGTACCACTACAACGCCAGCTACCAGGGGCTGTTCCCGGTCAAGGTCAACCAGCGGCGCATGGTGGTGGAGACGGTGGCCAGAGCGGGGAAGCCCTTTGCTTACGGCCTCGAGGCTGGCTCCAAAGCCGAGCTGGCCCTGATTCTGGCCCAGGATCTGCACCCCGAGTCCATCATCGCCTGCAACGGCTTCAAAGACGACGACTTTATCCGGCTGGCCTTGATGGGCAAAAAGCTGGGCAGGAACGTGGTGGTGACCCTCGAGAAGTTTGCCGAGCTGGGGCGGGTGATCCGCATCGCCAAAGAAATCGGGGTGGAGCCACAGATTGGCATCCGCTACAAGCTCAAGACCAAAGGCTCGGGGGCCTGGGAGGAGTCGGGGGGCGAGGCGGCCAAGTTTGGCTTCACCACCCCTGAGATCATCAAAGCGGTGGATATGCTAGCCGAGGCCGGCCTGCTGGGCACCATCGCCATGCTGCACTCGCACATCGGCAGCCAGGTGACCGATATCCGCCGCATCAAACAGGCCGTGCGGGAGATTGCCCAGACCTACGTGCAGCTTCGCAAGCTGGGGGCCCCGGTGCGCTACCTCAACCTGGGCGGGGGGCTGGCGGTGGACTACGACGGCTCCAAGACCGCCTTCTACGCCTCGGCCAACTACACCCTGGAAGAGTACGCCGAGGACCTGGTCTACGTGACCAAAGAAATTTGCGATGGACACGGGGAGCCTCACCCCATCCTGGTCACCGAGTCGGGCCGGGCCGTGACCGCCTACCACAGCGTGCTGGTGCTCGAGGTGATCGATACCATCCGCCCCCCTGGCGAGGAGCGGCTCGAGCAGCCCAAGGACGCCCACCCGGTGGTGAAGGACATGTTCGAGCTGGCCCGGAGCATCTCGGCCAAGAACTACCGCGAGGTCTACCACGACGCCTTCGCCAACAAGGACACCGTCCAGAACCTCTACGACCTGGGCCTGATCTCCCTGCGCGACCGGGCCGCGGCCGAGGCCCTGTTCTACCAGATTGCCCGCAAGACCCTCAAGCTGGCCCTCGAGCTCGACTACCCCGCCGACGAACTCGAAGACCTGCAAAAGATGCTGGCCGACAAACTGGTCTGCAACTTCAGCCTGTTTCAGAGCCTCCCCGATACCTGGGCCATCAAGCAGATGTTCCCCATCGTGCCGCTCACCCGCCTGAACGAGCGCCCCACCCGCGAGGCCACCCTGGTGGACATCACCTGCGACTCCGACGGCAAGATCGACCGCTTCATCGACACCCACGACGTGCGCAACACCCTGCCGGTGCACGAAATTCGCCCCGGTGAACCCTATTACCTGGGGGTCTTCCTGACCGGGGCCTACCAGGACGTGCTGGGCATGAACCACAACCTGTTTGGCCGCATCGGTGAGGCCCACGTGGTGGTAGATGAGCACGGCTACGAGATCGAGCGCTTCATCCTGGGTGAAAAAGCCCGGCGGGTGATCGAGAAGATGGGCTACGAGGACGACGAGCTGGCCGAGGCGGTGGAGAAGCTGGTGCGCTCCTCCAAAAAACTCACCCCGGCCGAAAAGGGCGCTTTTATGGAGCTGTACGCGCGGGAGCTGGTGGGGTACACCTATCTGGAAGACTAG
- a CDS encoding DUF1905 domain-containing protein — MAHGGLVAMGFEFSGEIWEWRGPAPFYFVTVPEVESRAIKSAERLLTYGWGMIPAKVRIGRTVWKTALWPKEGRYVLPLKDAVRRAEGLEVGQVVQVWLEVGLGPADKQ, encoded by the coding sequence GTGGCGCACGGAGGTCTGGTAGCCATGGGCTTCGAGTTCAGCGGTGAAATCTGGGAGTGGCGCGGCCCGGCGCCCTTTTACTTCGTGACCGTGCCCGAGGTAGAGAGCCGGGCCATCAAAAGCGCCGAGCGGCTCCTGACCTACGGCTGGGGCATGATTCCGGCAAAGGTTCGCATCGGCCGGACGGTCTGGAAGACGGCGCTCTGGCCTAAGGAGGGCCGGTATGTTCTCCCGCTCAAAGATGCGGTGCGCCGGGCCGAGGGCCTCGAGGTGGGGCAGGTCGTGCAGGTGTGGCTCGAGGTGGGTCTGGGCCCGGCAGATAAGCAATAA
- a CDS encoding DinB family protein has protein sequence MRNSVSEALLDSFQRNNTILLNLLRALPEGGLEARAMEGSPSVGEQFAHIQNTRLFWLQQVAPEFAEGLLPLFYQDPDDRSAEGIEPAFEESARAICKAVKHRLEAGQPMEGAHARYDHPVLFLQHMLWHEGYHVGQIKLALKRTGYVMPEVLEEQAIWSLWRTEVW, from the coding sequence ATGCGCAATTCGGTTTCGGAAGCCCTGCTGGACTCCTTTCAGCGCAACAACACCATCCTGCTCAACCTGCTGCGGGCTCTGCCAGAAGGGGGCCTGGAGGCCAGGGCCATGGAAGGGAGCCCGTCGGTGGGGGAGCAGTTTGCGCATATCCAGAACACCCGGCTGTTCTGGTTGCAGCAGGTCGCCCCTGAGTTTGCAGAGGGCTTGCTTCCGCTCTTTTATCAAGACCCTGACGACAGGTCGGCCGAAGGCATCGAGCCAGCGTTTGAGGAGAGCGCTCGAGCTATTTGCAAGGCGGTGAAGCATCGCCTCGAGGCCGGTCAGCCGATGGAGGGGGCGCACGCCCGCTACGACCACCCGGTGCTGTTCCTTCAGCACATGCTCTGGCACGAGGGCTACCACGTCGGGCAGATCAAGCTGGCCCTGAAGCGGACGGGCTATGTGATGCCGGAGGTGCTGGAAGAGCAGGCCATCTGGAGCCTGTGGCGCACGGAGGTCTGGTAG
- a CDS encoding glutamine synthetase III, translated as MTHDFDVVSAARNWRFKDVRQVSSDIAGQVFASDVLDMDELRELVSKPVWKSLQATIEKGAPLDPSIADTIALAMKKWALEKGATHYTHWFHPLTGYTAEKHDSFFVPISDGKVIASFSGKELIQAEPDASSFPSGGLRATFEARGYTAWDPTSPAFIMRHSNGATLCIPTAFASWTGEALDLKTPLLRSIEALNKSAQRALKYFGVEASKVSSTLGAEQEYFLIDEEFYFRRPDLVMTGRTLFGAKPPRGQELEDHYFGSIPDRVLSFMTDVENQLYALGIPVKTRHNEVAPGQYEIAPIFEPSNIAADHQQLIMQVLKNTARRYGLVALLHEKPFAGINGSGKHCNWSMSTDTGINLLEPGDTPHENLQFLFFCAAVIKAVDLHQDLLRISVASASNDHRLGANEAPPAIMSIFLGDQLTDIFERLANGKGGSSKKAGVLELGTPVLPPLPKHAGDRNRTSPFAFTGNKFEFRAVGSSQSISFPITVLNTIVADAIDALVDLLESKMKKKMRFEQAVLETIKETYVQHKRIVFNGDGYSAAWHKEAAKRGLLNLRTAIDAIERFTDEKNIKLFTRLGVLNEREIHARQEIMYDIYFKQVNIEGETTEWVAQTQILPGALSYLAELSEIEVKSRAVERTIKQVVEATDALSDALEKLKAQNAELGGDEVHEKAHHMRDNVLPAMAEVRKAADALERILADKYWPLPSYREMLFVK; from the coding sequence ATGACCCACGATTTTGACGTTGTTTCGGCGGCCCGCAATTGGCGGTTTAAGGACGTTCGGCAGGTTTCCAGCGATATCGCCGGCCAGGTGTTTGCCAGCGATGTGCTGGATATGGACGAGTTGCGCGAGCTGGTCTCCAAGCCAGTTTGGAAGTCGCTGCAGGCCACCATCGAGAAAGGGGCCCCGCTCGACCCCAGCATCGCCGATACCATCGCCCTGGCCATGAAAAAATGGGCCCTGGAAAAAGGGGCCACCCATTACACCCACTGGTTCCACCCCCTCACCGGCTATACCGCCGAGAAGCACGACAGCTTTTTTGTCCCGATCTCCGACGGCAAAGTGATCGCCTCGTTTAGTGGGAAAGAGCTCATCCAGGCCGAGCCGGACGCCTCTTCGTTCCCCTCGGGGGGCCTGCGGGCGACCTTCGAGGCCCGGGGCTACACCGCCTGGGATCCCACCTCGCCGGCCTTTATCATGCGCCACTCCAACGGCGCCACCCTGTGCATCCCCACCGCTTTTGCTAGCTGGACGGGGGAGGCCCTCGACCTCAAAACCCCCCTGCTGCGCTCCATTGAGGCCCTGAACAAAAGCGCCCAGCGGGCCCTCAAGTACTTTGGAGTGGAGGCCAGCAAGGTTTCCTCCACCCTGGGGGCGGAGCAGGAGTACTTCCTGATTGACGAGGAGTTCTACTTCCGCCGCCCCGACCTGGTCATGACCGGGCGCACCCTGTTTGGGGCCAAGCCCCCGCGCGGGCAGGAGCTCGAGGATCACTACTTCGGCTCCATTCCCGACCGGGTGCTCTCCTTCATGACCGATGTGGAAAACCAGCTCTACGCCCTGGGCATCCCGGTCAAGACCCGCCACAACGAGGTGGCCCCCGGCCAGTACGAGATTGCCCCCATCTTCGAGCCCTCCAACATTGCCGCCGATCACCAGCAGCTCATCATGCAGGTGCTTAAGAACACCGCCCGCCGTTACGGTTTGGTGGCCCTGCTGCACGAAAAGCCCTTCGCCGGCATCAACGGCTCGGGCAAGCACTGCAACTGGAGCATGAGCACCGACACCGGCATCAACCTGCTGGAGCCCGGCGACACCCCGCACGAAAACCTGCAATTCCTGTTTTTCTGTGCGGCGGTGATCAAGGCGGTGGATCTGCACCAGGATCTGCTGCGCATTAGTGTGGCCTCGGCCTCCAACGACCACCGCTTGGGCGCCAACGAAGCCCCCCCAGCCATCATGTCCATCTTCCTGGGCGACCAGCTCACCGATATCTTTGAGCGCCTGGCCAACGGCAAGGGTGGCTCGAGCAAAAAAGCTGGGGTGCTCGAGCTCGGCACGCCCGTGCTACCCCCCCTGCCCAAGCACGCCGGCGACCGCAACCGCACCTCGCCCTTCGCCTTTACCGGCAACAAGTTTGAGTTCCGCGCGGTGGGTTCTTCACAGAGCATCTCCTTCCCCATCACGGTGCTCAACACCATCGTGGCCGACGCCATTGATGCCCTGGTGGACTTGCTCGAGTCCAAGATGAAGAAAAAGATGCGCTTCGAGCAGGCCGTGCTGGAGACCATCAAGGAGACCTACGTCCAGCACAAGCGCATTGTGTTCAACGGCGACGGTTACTCGGCGGCCTGGCACAAAGAGGCCGCCAAGCGGGGGCTGTTGAACCTGCGCACGGCTATTGACGCCATCGAGCGCTTTACCGACGAGAAGAACATCAAGCTGTTTACCCGCCTGGGGGTGCTCAACGAGCGCGAGATTCACGCCCGCCAGGAGATCATGTACGACATCTACTTCAAGCAGGTCAACATCGAAGGGGAAACCACCGAGTGGGTGGCCCAGACCCAGATTCTGCCCGGGGCCCTGAGCTACCTGGCCGAACTCTCGGAGATTGAGGTCAAGTCGCGGGCGGTTGAGCGCACCATCAAGCAGGTGGTGGAGGCCACCGACGCGCTGTCGGATGCCCTGGAGAAGCTCAAGGCCCAAAACGCCGAGCTGGGTGGTGACGAGGTGCACGAGAAAGCCCACCACATGCGCGACAACGTGCTGCCCGCTATGGCCGAGGTGCGCAAGGCCGCCGACGCCCTCGAGCGCATCCTGGCCGACAAATACTGGCCCCTGCCCAGCTACCGCGAGATGCTGTTCGTGAAGTAG
- a CDS encoding NUDIX hydrolase, producing MHFRYMLFAYKQVVPLIQRNPEEQQYLSSYDPNAFDRPSVTVDVVILTLREGHLEALLVKRKEHPYLNYWSLPGGFVQTHESLDEAAARVLRQKAGLEGMVGMERESPHKHPVYLEQLYTFGDPRRDPRMRVISVAYYALVEASHIREVGEEIALFKLRTPEGASSVEIFDGKNKKYSLAFDHAEILGVALRRIRGKLSYTPIGFELLPERFTLRQLQAVHETILQKKLNKDSFRRKMLASGMLEATGELERGLGRPAELYRFRRAP from the coding sequence ATGCATTTTAGATATATGCTCTTCGCATATAAGCAGGTGGTTCCCTTGATTCAGCGCAACCCAGAAGAGCAGCAATACCTGAGCAGCTACGACCCCAACGCCTTCGACCGGCCATCGGTCACGGTTGATGTGGTCATCCTGACCCTGCGGGAAGGGCATCTGGAAGCCCTGCTGGTCAAGCGCAAGGAGCATCCATACCTCAACTACTGGAGCCTGCCGGGTGGCTTTGTGCAAACCCATGAGTCGCTCGACGAGGCCGCCGCGCGGGTGCTGCGGCAGAAGGCTGGGCTGGAGGGCATGGTGGGTATGGAGCGGGAGAGTCCCCACAAGCACCCGGTTTACCTCGAGCAGCTCTACACCTTTGGCGACCCCAGGCGCGACCCCCGCATGCGCGTGATTAGCGTGGCCTATTACGCCCTGGTCGAAGCCAGCCACATCCGCGAGGTGGGCGAGGAGATCGCGCTGTTCAAGTTGCGCACACCGGAAGGGGCCAGCAGCGTGGAAATTTTTGATGGCAAAAACAAAAAGTACTCCCTGGCCTTCGACCACGCCGAGATACTGGGGGTGGCCCTGCGGCGCATCCGGGGGAAGCTCTCGTACACCCCCATTGGCTTTGAGCTGCTTCCGGAGCGTTTCACCCTGCGCCAGCTCCAGGCCGTGCACGAAACCATCCTGCAGAAAAAGCTCAACAAGGACTCCTTTCGGCGCAAGATGCTGGCCTCGGGGATGCTCGAGGCCACCGGGGAGCTCGAGCGCGGCCTGGGCCGGCCTGCCGAACTCTACCGCTTCCGGAGGGCACCATGA
- a CDS encoding bifunctional nicotinamide-nucleotide adenylyltransferase/Nudix hydroxylase has product MNTAVFIGRFQPPHLAHLETITRALERFDRLIVVLGSAYCYPSAKNPFSAEVREAMIRACLGADAARLQFVPIADDYYNDPRWFHTVRTAVEVLAGPQARISITGYDKDESSYYLHGFGDWPFEPSGVVSPLNATDVRNSYFGDSADWKAMVPEAVRQYMEQFAATAEFKRLQEEWKTIQHYRALEQRYPYPILHVATDAFVLAQEQVLLVERKGALGKGAWALPGGYVEPRETLLASALRELREETGLALQAQHLKATQAFDYPGRSLRGRVISMGHFFDLQDTPPPAVRGQDDAARAFWLPLAGLERHQARFFEDHYQQICCFLGLTPHKPIEPQRKESK; this is encoded by the coding sequence ATGAACACCGCCGTCTTTATCGGGCGCTTCCAGCCGCCGCACCTAGCCCACCTCGAGACCATCACCCGGGCCCTGGAGCGCTTCGACCGGCTGATTGTGGTGCTGGGCAGCGCCTACTGCTACCCCAGCGCCAAAAACCCCTTCAGCGCCGAGGTGCGCGAGGCCATGATCCGAGCCTGCCTGGGCGCGGACGCGGCCCGCTTGCAGTTTGTACCCATCGCCGACGACTACTACAACGACCCCCGCTGGTTTCACACGGTACGGACGGCTGTAGAGGTTCTGGCTGGCCCCCAGGCCCGCATCTCTATCACCGGCTACGACAAGGACGAGAGCAGCTACTACCTGCACGGCTTTGGTGACTGGCCCTTTGAGCCCAGCGGCGTGGTGAGCCCCCTCAACGCCACCGACGTGCGCAACAGCTACTTTGGCGACAGCGCCGATTGGAAGGCCATGGTTCCAGAGGCGGTGCGGCAGTATATGGAGCAGTTCGCCGCCACGGCAGAGTTCAAACGCTTGCAGGAGGAATGGAAAACCATTCAACACTACCGCGCGCTCGAGCAGCGCTACCCCTACCCCATCCTGCACGTTGCCACCGACGCTTTTGTGCTGGCGCAAGAACAGGTGCTGCTCGTCGAGCGCAAGGGCGCCCTCGGCAAGGGGGCCTGGGCCCTGCCGGGGGGCTACGTGGAACCCAGGGAAACCCTGCTGGCATCGGCCCTGCGCGAGCTACGCGAGGAAACCGGCCTGGCGCTGCAAGCCCAGCACCTCAAGGCCACCCAGGCCTTCGACTATCCGGGCCGCAGCCTGCGCGGGCGGGTGATTAGCATGGGCCACTTCTTCGACCTGCAAGACACCCCTCCCCCAGCAGTTCGAGGGCAGGACGACGCCGCAAGGGCCTTCTGGCTACCCCTGGCCGGGCTCGAGCGCCACCAGGCCCGCTTCTTTGAGGATCACTACCAGCAGATTTGTTGCTTTTTGGGACTCACCCCGCACAAACCCATAGAGCCCCAAAGAAAGGAGTCCAAGTGA
- a CDS encoding nicotinate phosphoribosyltransferase: protein MKTLNPHNLILNTDSYKASHFAQFPKGMTYASWYIESRGGDSNFVRFFGLQAFLIEYLSKGVSLADVEEAQEVFLAHGLPFPTEGWRYIAQDLGGRLPVRIRAVPEGKVVPVHNPLVIIESTDPKVPWLPGWLETALLRAVWYPTTVCTVSWGIRNTIKEYLEKTADDPEAELPFKLHDFGARGVSSLESAGLGGMAHLVNFMGTDTVTALIYARNYYGAEMAGYSIPAMEHSTVTSFGRTGEAQAYRQMLETFAKPGALMAMVIDSYNREHAVGQIIGEELRELIQQSGATVVIRPDSGDPPFVVLRTVQTLEAKFGATLNRKGYKVLNGVRVIQGDGVNADSIRKVLFLLEQWGYSASNVAFGMGGALLQHPHRDTQKFAQKLHLVTVNGETYGVGKSPVDDPGKLSKKGRLDVIQDERGIRTVELPLEAAQPHPQSILQTVFENGSITRRYTWEEVRNNA from the coding sequence GTGAAAACCCTCAACCCCCACAACCTCATCCTCAACACCGACAGCTACAAAGCCAGTCACTTTGCCCAGTTCCCCAAAGGCATGACCTATGCCAGTTGGTACATCGAGAGCCGGGGCGGCGACTCGAATTTTGTGCGTTTCTTTGGCCTACAGGCCTTCTTAATCGAGTACCTCAGCAAAGGGGTCAGCCTGGCCGATGTGGAGGAGGCCCAGGAAGTTTTCCTGGCCCACGGCCTGCCCTTCCCCACAGAAGGCTGGCGCTACATCGCTCAGGACTTAGGAGGGCGGCTGCCGGTGCGCATCCGGGCCGTGCCCGAGGGTAAGGTGGTTCCCGTACACAACCCCCTGGTCATCATCGAGAGCACCGACCCCAAAGTGCCCTGGCTGCCGGGTTGGCTCGAGACCGCGCTGCTGCGGGCGGTCTGGTACCCCACCACGGTCTGCACGGTCTCCTGGGGTATCCGCAACACCATCAAGGAGTACCTGGAGAAAACCGCCGACGACCCCGAGGCCGAGCTGCCCTTCAAGCTGCACGACTTTGGCGCGCGCGGGGTGAGCAGCCTCGAGAGCGCCGGGCTGGGCGGGATGGCCCACCTGGTGAACTTTATGGGCACCGACACCGTCACCGCCCTGATCTACGCCCGCAACTACTACGGGGCCGAGATGGCCGGCTACAGCATCCCGGCCATGGAGCACAGCACCGTGACCAGCTTTGGCCGCACCGGCGAGGCCCAGGCCTACCGCCAGATGCTCGAGACCTTTGCCAAGCCGGGGGCCCTGATGGCCATGGTGATTGATTCGTACAACCGCGAGCACGCCGTGGGCCAGATTATCGGCGAAGAACTGCGCGAGCTCATCCAGCAGTCGGGGGCCACCGTGGTCATCCGGCCCGACTCGGGCGACCCGCCCTTCGTGGTGCTGCGCACCGTGCAGACCCTCGAGGCCAAATTTGGCGCCACCCTCAACCGCAAGGGCTACAAGGTGCTGAACGGGGTGCGGGTCATCCAGGGCGATGGGGTGAACGCCGACTCCATCCGCAAGGTGCTGTTTTTGCTCGAGCAGTGGGGCTACAGCGCCTCCAACGTGGCCTTCGGCATGGGCGGGGCCCTCTTGCAGCACCCCCACCGCGATACCCAGAAGTTCGCCCAGAAGCTGCACCTGGTCACGGTGAACGGCGAGACCTACGGGGTGGGCAAGAGCCCGGTGGACGACCCCGGCAAACTCTCCAAGAAGGGCCGTCTGGACGTTATCCAGGACGAGCGCGGCATCCGCACGGTGGAGCTGCCGCTGGAGGCCGCCCAGCCGCACCCCCAGAGCATCCTGCAAACCGTATTCGAGAACGGGTCGATTACCCGGCGCTACACCTGGGAAGAGGTGCGCAACAACGCTTAG
- a CDS encoding phosphopentomutase — protein MKITTIVLDSVGLGYLPDAAQFGDEGADTLDHTVLKTGIELPHLAALGLGRVPGVHTLPRVASPQGAFGRMREVNPGKDTSTGHWEFVGIHLEHPFQVFPQGFPQDFLAEYCRRIGVEGYLLNQPYSGTEAIRDYGDEHLRTGFPIVYTSADSVFQVAAHIGKVPLETLYDWCRVARAMLVGPLACARVIARPFEGEPGQYYRREDLRKDFALEPPHNVLDEIKAAGLEVVGVGKIPDIYAHRGFTREVKSGSNLEGLERTLELMRQGFSGLIFTNLVDFDARYGHRRNPEGYAQALVEFDARLPELLAALGPDDYLFIVSDHGNDPTYRGTDHTREYGMLLAAGPGMAGRDLGTRTTFADLAASWAQAFGLSWAGPGTAVF, from the coding sequence ATGAAGATTACCACCATCGTGCTGGATTCGGTGGGCCTGGGCTACCTGCCCGATGCCGCGCAGTTTGGCGATGAAGGGGCCGATACCCTCGACCACACCGTGCTCAAGACCGGGATAGAGCTACCCCACCTGGCCGCGCTGGGGCTGGGCCGCGTACCGGGGGTGCACACCCTGCCCAGGGTGGCCTCCCCCCAGGGGGCCTTTGGCCGGATGCGGGAGGTCAACCCCGGCAAGGATACCTCCACCGGCCACTGGGAGTTTGTGGGCATCCATCTCGAGCACCCTTTCCAGGTTTTTCCACAGGGTTTTCCACAGGATTTTCTGGCCGAGTACTGCCGGCGCATTGGGGTGGAGGGGTATCTGCTCAACCAGCCTTACTCGGGCACCGAGGCCATCCGCGACTACGGCGACGAGCACCTGCGCACCGGCTTTCCCATCGTGTACACCTCGGCCGACTCGGTCTTTCAGGTGGCGGCCCACATCGGCAAGGTTCCCCTCGAGACCCTCTACGACTGGTGCCGGGTCGCGCGGGCAATGCTGGTGGGGCCGCTGGCCTGCGCCCGGGTGATCGCCCGCCCCTTCGAGGGCGAGCCCGGCCAGTACTACCGGCGCGAGGATCTGCGCAAAGACTTTGCCCTCGAGCCCCCCCACAACGTGCTGGACGAGATAAAAGCTGCGGGGCTGGAGGTGGTGGGGGTGGGCAAGATTCCCGATATCTACGCCCACCGGGGCTTTACCCGCGAGGTCAAGTCGGGCAGCAACCTCGAGGGCCTCGAGCGCACCCTGGAACTCATGCGCCAGGGCTTCTCCGGCCTTATCTTCACCAATCTGGTTGACTTCGACGCCAGGTACGGCCATCGGCGGAACCCGGAGGGCTACGCCCAGGCGCTCGTAGAATTCGATGCCCGGTTACCCGAACTGCTGGCCGCCCTCGGCCCGGACGACTACCTCTTTATCGTCTCCGACCACGGCAACGACCCCACCTACCGCGGCACCGACCATACCCGCGAATATGGGATGCTGCTGGCAGCGGGGCCGGGGATGGCCGGGCGGGATCTGGGCACCCGCACCACCTTTGCCGATCTGGCCGCGAGCTGGGCCCAGGCTTTCGGTCTGAGCTGGGCGGGGCCCGGAACCGCTGTGTTCTAA
- a CDS encoding LysR family transcriptional regulator has product MRLNPRYLVVFCVVAELRSLSRAAEVLHLSQPAVSKTLKALEDAVRQPLYERTPQGITLTEAGKALLPYACAVSRSLAQATRFIEERRHQRIPSLEVGLAWSLIPRYLASLLSWAETQQGRCELQLKNGTTLELIEQVYQRDLDAALVLGGTDALPEPLLARRLTSDEMVLVVAPSHPWARLGGVALGQLEGMTLLVPQRNSRLRLRLEQFLERHGIVPARLLECGSLYGVKAAAAAGLGVGLASRSFVEPEQKAGLLRLLFIEDAGFSLGVHWVSYPDSSVDFATRELLGLLWRSLGTARDLVGA; this is encoded by the coding sequence ATGCGTTTGAATCCTCGGTACTTGGTGGTATTTTGCGTGGTGGCCGAGTTGCGCAGCCTGAGCCGCGCCGCCGAGGTTTTGCACCTGAGCCAGCCTGCGGTGAGCAAAACCCTCAAGGCCCTCGAGGACGCCGTCCGTCAACCCCTCTACGAACGTACCCCTCAGGGTATCACCCTCACCGAAGCCGGCAAAGCCCTGCTGCCCTACGCCTGTGCGGTCAGCCGCAGCCTGGCCCAGGCCACCCGCTTTATCGAGGAAAGGCGGCACCAGCGCATTCCCAGCCTCGAGGTGGGCCTGGCCTGGAGCCTGATTCCGCGCTACCTGGCCTCGCTATTAAGCTGGGCCGAGACCCAGCAGGGCCGTTGCGAGCTGCAACTGAAAAACGGCACCACGCTCGAGCTCATCGAGCAGGTGTACCAGCGCGACCTGGATGCGGCGCTGGTGCTGGGCGGAACCGATGCCCTGCCCGAGCCGCTGCTGGCCCGGCGGCTGACCAGCGACGAGATGGTGCTGGTGGTGGCCCCTTCCCACCCTTGGGCTCGGCTGGGGGGGGTGGCGCTGGGCCAGCTCGAGGGCATGACCCTGCTGGTTCCTCAGCGCAACTCGCGCCTGCGCCTGCGGCTCGAGCAGTTTCTGGAACGCCACGGCATTGTGCCAGCGCGTCTTCTGGAGTGCGGCAGCCTGTATGGGGTCAAGGCCGCGGCCGCCGCCGGGCTGGGGGTGGGGCTGGCCAGCCGCTCGTTTGTGGAACCCGAGCAAAAGGCCGGTTTGTTACGGCTTTTATTCATCGAAGACGCGGGTTTTTCCCTGGGGGTGCACTGGGTCTCCTACCCCGATTCCTCGGTGGACTTTGCCACCCGCGAACTGCTGGGGCTGCTGTGGCGTTCTCTGGGCACAGCCCGTGATCTGGTGGGTGCTTAG